The Metarhizium brunneum chromosome 3, complete sequence DNA window GGCAATGCCGTTTCGTACGGTCTGGATCCATTTGCTTTCTACTCGCAATGCCAGAAAAAGGTACGAGAATGCCTCCATCATTCAATCATTTCACATCATGTGTCATGTCCAAAGCAAGCTCTGCCAAGACAAAAAGATGTATTAATATAGTACCTCTGCTAACTCTCTTGTTCTTCCTTCGGTGGTAGCATGGCAACATCTTCACTTTTGTCCTTTTCGGCCGAAAAATGACCGTGTATCTGGGCCTGCAAGGGAACGACTTCATCCTCAATGGCAAACTGCAAGACGTCAACGCCGAGGAAATCTACGCCCCGCTTACAACGCCCGTGTTCGGCAGCGACATCATCTACGACTGCCCAAACGCAAAGTTGATGGAGCAGAAGAAATTCGTCAAGGTTGGCCTCACACATGATGCGTTGTGCTCCTACGTGCCTCTGATCGAGAAAGAAGTCGTCGATTACCTCAAAGTGGCTCCTGCATTCAGGGGCCAATCTGGCACAGTCAACATCcctgctgccatggctgaaATCACCATCTTCACAGCAAGCAGGACGTTACAGGGCAGGGAGGTCCGGGGAAAGCTGTCGGCTGAATTCGCGGAGCTATACCACGATCTCGATCTTGGCTTCCGGCCCATCAACTTCCTGATGCCGTGGGCACCGTTGCCACAAAACAGACGCCGAGACGCTGCCCATGCAAAGATGAGATCAATATACATCGATATCATCAACGATCGTCGAGTATCCGGCAAGGTACCCGACCAAGATGCAGATATGATTTGGCATCTGATGACTTGCGTCTACAAGGATGGAACGCCTCTTCCAGACAAGGAAATTGCGCATATGATGATCACGCTGCTCATGGCGGGTCAGcactcgtcttcctcctcaagcTCCTGGATCATGCTCCGCCTCGCGTCTCGGCCCGACATTGTCGAAGAGCTGTATCAGGAACAAGTGAGGAATCTTGGCTATACCGGCTCTGAGCCCCTACAGTACTCAGACATTGATAAGTTGCCTCTTCTGCAGAACGTCATCAAAGAGACTCTGCGGGTTCATTCCTCGATTCACTCCATCATGCGAAAGGTCATGCGGCCGATTCCGGTACCCAAGACCGACTACGTTATCGGGCCGGATAAAGTGCTTGTGTCATCGCCAATCATGTCACACATGAGCGAGGAGCACTTTGCCAATGCGCACGTCTGGGATCCGCATCGATGGGAAAACATGTCGACCGAGGAAAAGGGGGACATGGTTGATTACGGATATGGACAAGTCTCCAAGGGAACCAAGAGTCCGTATCTGCCGTTTGGTGCCGGCCGGCATCGCTGCATCGGCGAGAAGTTTGCCTATATGAACCTGTGCACCATTATTGCCACGCTTGTGCGAAATATGAAGTTTACCACCGTGGATGGTTCGTCTGCCGTGCCGCCGACAGACTACACGTCTCTGTTTTCCAGGCCCATGCAGCCATCTACGATCCGCTGGGAAAGACGCGCAAATGTCCCTAGCCAAGCCTAGGACCGTGGATCCAGTATACACGTATATAGTCTGCAAAAACTTGGTGTCATCGGATGTCCTTGGTAGCTAGACTACTCGCTGTATACACCTGTTGCGAAACCACTCGGAATCCAGGAATTTGCAAAACCGTCCTGGGACCGACATGTTAGATAGTGTCCTACGTGAGATCCGTGTAGTTCCTTGCATTCACCTAGATGGATGAGGTTTGTATTAATATACAGATTCACATCAATTAAAACCAAGGTGCCCTTCGTACGTGATAGAAGCCCCAGGAACATTTccagggttagggttaccCCACCACACGCTGACCCGCAAACGCCACAGCGGCTCCTTATCGCTAGCTTGCCTGCATATCCCGCCAAAACTTATCGCGGGGGCGGTCAGAAAAAAATATATCCAGCCAGACCGGTACTCGACTTCAAACATTCACATCGTCCACACAAACCCGCCGCCCACCATGGCTAAAAGCAAAGGTACGCACCATTGTCACCCTAGCCGTCCATGAATCTCGCCACTAACAAGAACGGTCCCAGGGCCCTCGAAACACTCCCGCGCCGCGCGCCGCGCCACATCCCCCTCCATCGACACGGACAAGTCCCTCAAGGACATACCGCTGCCCAAGCGCAGCACCTCGAGCGCGCCGCGGCCCTCGGTCCTCGCCGTCCACCGCGCGGCGGGCATTTCGAAAAAGAGCAAGCCCGTGCGCAAGTCCCGCCTGACGAGCAAGATGCGCAAGCGCCACGAGAAGGGGctcgagatggccgaggccgtcacGGAGCGGACCGGCAAGAAGATTGAGCAGAGCATCGGACGGGCCAAGAACGTgcagaggaggagcaggaccTGGGAGGACATCAACAAGGACGCTGTCGAGGGAGGCGCGGGCGATGAGCAGACGGGCGGGAGTCGCTTTGGCGCGctgatggaggaggcggatgacgacgacgacggcgatgctgtcgaggatgaggatgggTTCAATCCCGCGAATCCGGGGGCAAGTAAGCCGGCTGCTATTAcggacgatgacgacgacgagattCTGTGAAGGGGGCTGTGCGGGGTTCTGGCCCAGAGGGAAACGACTTGGCTGGCGGGTTCATCTTTGGCGTTTGGCGGGTacgaaaagaagaggaagcacGTTCacgactttgacgacttgGCTTTAAATAGACGGATACAACTAGGAAACCCGGATCAAGTGTACTCTTGTACCATGCGCTCATGCGTCCCCTGCCACGTGCACCTTGAAGAAACTCCCCATGCCACGACATGCCAGCTCAACCTCCGTAGTTACAACAGAACCAGCAGCCCCTTCAGTCGCCTCAAGCTTGATTCTGCTTCCCCTCCAAATACAGGCGATACGTCCCCCCAACCGCCCCGGACGCACTCTTGCCCTCCCTGCCGCCGACCTTGTCCACCTCGTCCCGGATCCGCCTCACcacgccctcggcctccttcCCATCAACCTGCTTGCCgcccttcttcctcgccaccaGAACCTCCACCTTCATCCCCTTGTCCAAGAACTGCCCCATCTGCCGCATCTTGGTCGCCAAATCATGCTCCCCAATCGCCCACgtcagctccagctccttggtcttgggcttgcccacgcccgccttcttcttctccttgagctgcTTCTGGCGCTCGTACTCGTCGCGCTTGTTGACGATTTTGCACACGGCCCACTGGGCGCCGGGCCGGCCGTTCTTGGGATCCGCGGGCACGTACGGCTGCACCATGCGCAGGGACTCGTGCGGCTCGAGCCTCGTGAGGACAAAGGGCGTGGCGAGGGGCCCTTCGGTGGCGCCGTTGTCAATGACCATGATCTGCGGGTCGGTGATCTCGTGGTCCTGCGGCGGGCGGTCGCGTCCCGAGCGCGCAATGTCCTGCTGCGTCGTGTAGCGCTTGTCGAAGCCGCGGTTGTCGTGGGCGAGCTGctctgcggcggcgacggaggtCTGGCCGCGAGGCCCGCGGGCCGGCGGCTTGGCCGCGTACCTCCGGACCTGGCTTGCTGCGAGGGCGTTCCTGTGCGGTGCCGGAAGAGGGGAGAGCTGAAGTCGCGAGACGATGGACAGAGCCGGTGCCTCAGACGGGGAGACAAAGACCCGGTAGAGAGCGCGCCGAGAATTGTATACGCATTGTGGCATTGGTCTCATTGTGGTGCTCGTCGAAAGGTCTGCCACAGCCCCTCGTCTGCAGGCCAATTGAGTCTTTTGGGGGTTGCAAGTGAGGAAACAGGAGGGAGATGGAGCTTTAAAGCTTGGAGTTGGGAGGTCAATCTGCAGCGGGTGGTGAAAACGTCATGTCACACGAGCGCTCCGCCCAGCCAATAGCAACCCCGGCCAGCGGGTTCACCTCCACATCCACCAGACATTGGCGATCCTTCAACGTCCAGATCGCGCATCCCCCAGCCGGGTCATCACCGTTCATCAGCTCAATTATCCCTCCCCTCTTCCCCAGGAGAAAACCCGTCTACCCAACTCCAATGTAACCGCCGCGCCTCACCCGGTCCTCAATCATGTTCACCCACCTCCTCGGCCACCCCATCCGCTTCGCCCTGTCAACCCTCAAAATGACTTGCCTCGCCCACCTCACCCTCACGCAGCTCGTCCAAATATCCCCTGCCCAAGGGCCCTCCATGCTACCCACCTTCACAGTAGACGGGGACTGGATCGCCGCGGACATGCGTCACCGCCTGGGCCGCGGCATAACCACAGGAGACCTGGTTCTCTACAAGATCCCCATCTTCGCGAGCCAGAACGGCGTCAAGAGGGTAGTCGGCATGCCAGGCGACTACGTGTCGCTGGGTACACCTGGGGAGAATGGGGAGGACCAGATGATACAGGTACTATGATTTGTTGACACCGAGTTTCGTTGTTTCTTGGTGCAAGAGTTGACTTGGCCGTTGACAGGTTCCCCAGGGCCATTGTTGGATAGTAGGTGATAACCTGCCGGCTTCGAGAGACTCGAGACAGTTTGGGCCACTGCCGCTGGCTCTTATTCAAGGCAAGGTCGTTGCCAAGATTTTGCCCTGGCGAGAGAGAAAATGGTTTGATAGCGGATTCGAGCGAATGAACCATGATTAAAGTCTGTTTTTCACATCATGATACTCTCTGGTAATATTGACACTGTAAACTATGGCGTTACGGGTTCATCTACAAGGAGCCCCACGTCACTGCAGGATACATACGGGCAAATTAGGTTAACTGGGTATAATAAAACAAGGCTTGTAAACTTTATCTAATTACAGCTGCCGCCTGAATGCTTTGCCTCCGCATATTCATCCCCTGTAAAAGGAAAATTGCAaattagaaaaaaaaactcaatGCTAGGCTAATAAACGTCCTTCGCCAAACCAAATATGCTTTGTACAAAAGAAGAGTGACCCCGAGATGCCTCCCAATCACATGACTACCTTGCGCCCACGAATACTCTGGCAAACGTGACAACGCCCTTCTCGCCAGATGTCGCCAGGCGGTTGTAGCGCAAAGAGGCAGAGAGAAAATGATGGATGCAACAAAACGGGACTTGATCATATCAAAGGTTGGATGTGAGGGGGGAACAGTAGTTGGTGAGAGAAACCCTTCTCTCTCGGTAGTAATTGGATATAACAGCCCCAGACGCCTTGGGAAATCACTTATGCCTTTTACAATATTATCAGCCATACTGATCCAGTAACAGTGGTGTACATAGCCGCCAGAGTCAGAAGTTGCTTCGTCTGCCGGTGGACCCAGGAATGCGCTGTCGCTTGGCAGGCAATGCTGTGCCAGCTGCGAGATTTAGCCCTCGATGTGGGCTTTAGACATGCTCTGACCCAACAGTTCCAGGCAACGTTGAGCCAAATTCACCACTTCGCcctcatcttcgtcttcaaacTCGGGCTCAGCTTCGACTTGTCGGTTTGCAATAGCTCGGATGTTCTCGATAATGTCGTCGGCTTTGCCAATATGACCAATCAAAGTCTTATCTTCAGACTCGAATAATTGCAACAAGGTCCAGACGGCAATATGCTGGAATGTGGCGTCACCTGATTGCAGGAATCGGCTAAGATATCCGTGTATTCCTCCATTTGGATCGTTCCAATTTTGAACAAAGATTGAATAGTCGCCGACTAAACATGATGCATGAGCACAGGGCCGGTAGAATACTAAAGCACTTATGAAACATACCTTTGGAGGACAAGTTACCCAAGGCAGCAGCACTGTTGCCTTGAACCTCGATGCTGGGCGAATGAGTCAAGGGTATGAGGACATCGCACACTCCGAGATTGAGAAGATGTGACTTGAGATCGTCGCTAAGAGCCAAAACTGCAATGGCAGCCGTCATTTCCGACTGTACCGTCACCGGCACATCAAGCACCAGCTGTTTACACTTCTGGACAGCGCCGGCGTCCAATACCAGAGCCTTGTTTCGGTCTGAGCTGGCTGCCAGGTTGCGCAAAGTCGAAATGGCGTGGCATTGAATCTCTTCGTTGTCGGTGGATCCGAGCAAGTCGACCAGTGGCTTGAGGAAGTTGGCGTCAATGATGGGCGATTCATTCATTGGGTGTATGGAGATGTTTCGTATACAAGCAACAGCCGACAGTATCAAGGGAAGGTAAGATGACTGAAGGAGACGAAGGAGCGGGGGTAAGCCTTGGACTCGGACAATCTCAATTTGGTACTTTTCATCGGACGCAAGGTTTCGCAGGGCCAACGCAGCCTGACATTGGACCTTTGGGGACGAGGAGTCCATGAGATGGACCAGGGATTGGACGAGTTTTGGTTCAGTGGACGACAGCTTTCGTCGGTTATTGGCGTCAACGGCAATGTTACTGAGGGCGGTAGTGCAGTAGTACTGTACATCAACATCGGGAGAAGAGAGGAGCTGGACTAGGACGGGAATAGCGCCGGCATTAACGAGCTGCTGTCGGTTCTCATCTATAGCATTCGTCCGCGTTAGCGAATTGTCCAGAAGAGAGTAGAAAGGTCTGGTGACATACCAGAATGTGTCATGTTGAGGAGAGCACCGGTAGC harbors:
- the imp1 gene encoding Mitochondrial inner membrane protease subunit 1 encodes the protein MFTHLLGHPIRFALSTLKMTCLAHLTLTQLVQISPAQGPSMLPTFTVDGDWIAADMRHRLGRGITTGDLVLYKIPIFASQNGVKRVVGMPGDYVSLGTPGENGEDQMIQVPQGHCWIVGDNLPASRDSRQFGPLPLALIQGKVVAKILPWRERKWFDSGFERMNHD
- the CP51 gene encoding Eburicol 14-alpha-demethylase, which translates into the protein MEFRPFTEHLKRMAYVSPILFLGSCLLLLVLLLIVVNLIRQQLPASKSEPPLVFHWIPFIGNAVSYGLDPFAFYSQCQKKHGNIFTFVLFGRKMTVYLGLQGNDFILNGKLQDVNAEEIYAPLTTPVFGSDIIYDCPNAKLMEQKKFVKVGLTHDALCSYVPLIEKEVVDYLKVAPAFRGQSGTVNIPAAMAEITIFTASRTLQGREVRGKLSAEFAELYHDLDLGFRPINFLMPWAPLPQNRRRDAAHAKMRSIYIDIINDRRVSGKVPDQDADMIWHLMTCVYKDGTPLPDKEIAHMMITLLMAGQHSSSSSSSWIMLRLASRPDIVEELYQEQVRNLGYTGSEPLQYSDIDKLPLLQNVIKETLRVHSSIHSIMRKVMRPIPVPKTDYVIGPDKVLVSSPIMSHMSEEHFANAHVWDPHRWENMSTEEKGDMVDYGYGQVSKGTKSPYLPFGAGRHRCIGEKFAYMNLCTIIATLVRNMKFTTVDGSSAVPPTDYTSLFSRPMQPSTIRWERRANVPSQA
- the VAC8 gene encoding Vacuolar protein 8 — protein: MGNCCSSCCGGRSREGLYEPVLADSEREAVADLLQYLENRGETNFFSGEPLRALSTLVFSENIDLQRSASLTFAEITERDVREVDRDTLEPILFLLQSPDIEVQRAASAALGNLAVNTENKVIIVQLGGLTPLIRQMLSPNVEVQCNAVGCITNLATHEENKAKIARSGALGPLTRLAKSRDMRVQRNATGALLNMTHSDENRQQLVNAGAIPVLVQLLSSPDVDVQYYCTTALSNIAVDANNRRKLSSTEPKLVQSLVHLMDSSSPKVQCQAALALRNLASDEKYQIEIVRVQGLPPLLRLLQSSYLPLILSAVACIRNISIHPMNESPIIDANFLKPLVDLLGSTDNEEIQCHAISTLRNLAASSDRNKALVLDAGAVQKCKQLVLDVPVTVQSEMTAAIAVLALSDDLKSHLLNLGVCDVLIPLTHSPSIEVQGNSAAALGNLSSKVGDYSIFVQNWNDPNGGIHGYLSRFLQSGDATFQHIAVWTLLQLFESEDKTLIGHIGKADDIIENIRAIANRQVEAEPEFEDEDEGEVVNLAQRCLELLGQSMSKAHIEG